ttatttctttttccGTCCTTATTTCCTCATTTGTCTTCCTGCCACCTTGGCACCTTTTGTTATTCTCTAATTATTTTACCTAcatcttcctccacctccttctttcctttcttgactcctcctctccttcctttcctctcacAAACAAGCTGTGGTTTCCTTCTTTGTTCCTGAAGTCGACTTCTCTTTCCTCGACTCTCGGCCCCTGACGGTGAAACTGGAACCATTAAACCCATCACGGTGTCTTTGTTCGCTCTCGTGCAGGTTTCGCTGCTTTCGTCTCCGTCGTCCATTTTCCCGCCTTTGTTTAATTTCTTGTGTAAGCACATGAAGATTAATTGGGACTCTCTTTCAACTTTTCCTGGCACCTTTCCTCTCGCCTGCTCTCCCAGGAATGCCTCTCATCATCTTTTCATTAGTGCTACCTCTGCCCTTATACATTATTCAGCCCCAGTCTCAGTGCAGAGCTTGTCCTTTATTAGACTGTCGCCAGAGTGCATTCCACAAACTCATTAAAAAACTATTAAAGGCTGATGATTTCCTCTGATAAAAGCCAGCGCGCTTCACGTTTGGTTTTCTGACTGATCTTCTGACGGTGTCGCAGCTCGAGTCAAGAGGAACATCTGCACACCGGCTCGGGCTCACGCGTTTATTTAACCTGAGGAGCGCACGTTTGAATCCAGGATGAAAACAGATGTGACACCAACGTACAAACTCCACCTCCTATTTACTGGAACTGAAGAGCTTCATTACTGCAGCAGCATGGTTCCTcctatattcatattcatttatcTTCTTTAGTCATGTTCCTAACTTTACCTTtgcaaacaactactgcaaaacatctccctctctctctgtctgtgaacATGAAGAGAAGAGTCAGAACAGGATCTTTAAACACATCAGTAACAGAACGGGATCCACATCAGGGCAGAAGCTCTTTTTATCAGGATTTCCTACCTTTTGTCTTCTGAAGCTTCTTTTCCAGAGTCTCTGTCTGACGTCTTCACAGCGATAAACGATACCTGTTCACACTTTGGAGGAACTCGGAGGAGAGcttcttgttttgtgtctgaTTTCCACAGGGGCTGCTGGAGTGTTTTGGAGGAGaaccttcctctgcctcctctgacaTGTTAATTGATGCTGTTTTGTGTGCCTCTgttcgctccctctctctggggAGCTGCGTCCTCTCTGTGATTTGCCGTGGGAGTTTAACAGCGGCTGTGATCAGACGAGCGCAGATAAGACGAGAGCGCACACACAACCGTCAGACTCAGGGTGTCGGCTGATTTGTcgaggcctctctctctctctctctctctctctgtttctatcCTCCAGTTACAGCCTGGAGGTGTCAGAGAGGATCTGCAGTTTAAAGATCGACCAGGTGGAGACaccttcttccttcttcttcttcttcttcttcttcttcttctcttcttcttcttcttcttcttcttcctaaagacaaaccaaaacatctttatccacaaaaacaaactgatttgtctctttttatttcatcgGAGCTTGTTTCATGAAAATTAgttgaaagaaaataatttatgttttaacaTCAATCAACTGCAAAGTTTAGGTTTTAAACTGAcgactgaaaaacaaagtgttttattgagagaaagaaatgataaTCAATGATTAATCAATACTGAAAATAAATTGTTGCAGCAGTAttgtttttgatatttcatttttcatttcctcgtGTATTTTACCAAATACacgaggaaatgaaaaatgaaatagatGATGAGAAACTTAAATGGCCGCTGACCTCTTTAAAATTtacctttaaattaaattgaagtttaaaacattaaaactgtttttaaattagaCCAAAGGTCACTTTAAATATGAGCTTGACCTGGATTTAAATGTCTTaaacattatgaaaacattattcagtttttcctcttgaTTAAGTTccagattttacatttttaactatattttattgcaaaatttaaagttaaaagctgtttttctggagtaaatgtgaagaaattaaAGTTAATTCTCTGAACTAATGATTCGGACGCTTGGTGCGAATGAGACTCGGATACGTGTGAGTTTATTTTAAAGCCTCAGGTTGGTAGAGATGTGCGGAGGTGCTTCCTGCTGCTCATGATTTCCTCGGTCAGACTCATATTTTGTGGAAAGGAAACAGAAGGAAATTCGTCTTGACATGAAATTTGGAATCTCCGGCTGCAGAAAGTGCAGCGAGTAATGAGCGTCTGCCGGAGGATTACCTCGTTTGGGGGCTTTCAGGAGATAAGTGGGAATGTGAGCGCTCACTCGGCCTCAGCGCCTGAACCACGACCTTTCACAGATTGGGGGTCCCCCTCGTCCTCGGGGATGATGCGTCCGTCAGGGGAGCTGACATTTCTGCCGGTCCACGAAAACAAACCTCAGTCTCATTCATATGGAGAAATGTTTCTAACCTTTTGGCTCGGCGCTGATCAAGACGACGGCAGATTATCTTCTGTAATCAGCTCGGCAGGTCGGCTCTTCAATGGAGGCAGAACCGTGGATCCATCTAATCTGtcagaattaaatgagatcCATCACAGATCTGGATAATGGCCCCTGCAGATTGTGTGCAAAAATCTTTATTAATAATTCAGCTCGGAATTTTATTATTCATGGGcgggagagtgagaggagagcagggcGAGCGAGACGCTTCGTTAAAGGAGCAGAACCAAAGTTTTCTCGTGAAACACGATTTCTGAATTTATCCAgaggagaaacagcagaaaacagaaatggCTGAGTGAGACGgggacggacgtgaaactggaagagtccaaacatctcaggatgaagaagaggacaaacaaacactgacacgagcacaaagaggaagtgacgccaccaacaggcgACAGAATGAAACGTACCTcgcttttaaatataaagtaagaaCAGCTACAGATTTAAAACAGGCCTGAagattttaaagtgaaaagttATATGTTCTAACTCTAAATAATCTATTTTatatgatgttaaaaaaaaaatctatgtgaaaatgaaagatgCATTTTTCTcccataaatatataaaaattaagaaaatgtatttctatcAAACAGaaattttgagttttttatACAGAGACATTTTTGATTCATGAACTAAAGTGAAATAAGTGATTCTCAGCTTTACATTAATATTAGAAATTACTTGTAGGTTATTGAACAATTTCAAAtttactgtatatgtaaatattttgaCCTTTAAGGAGTCTATTTGGCTTTTGTTGTATTTCCTGAGTCTTtgcctcctccatctcctcatctccttcctgAGTCTTTGCCTCCTTcgtctcctcatctccttcctgAGTCTTtgcctcctccgtctcctcatctccttcctgAGTCTTtgcctcctccgtctcctcatctctttcctGAGTCTTtgcctcctccgtctcctcatctctttcctGAGTCTTTGCCTCCTCCGTCTTCTCATCTCCTTCCTGAGTCTTtgcctcctccgtctcctcatctccttcctgAGTCTttgcctcctcttctctcatctcTTTCCTGAGTCTTTGCCTCCCTCATCTTTTCCTGAGTCTTTGCCTCCTTCGtctcctcatctctttcctGAGTCTTtgcctcctccgtctcctcatctccttcctgAGTCTttgcctcctcatctccttcctgAGTCTTtgcctcctctgtctcctcatctccttcctgAGTCTTtgcctcctctgtctcctcatctccttccaTGAGTCTTtgcctcctccgtctcctcatctccttcctgAGTCTttgcctccttcctcctcatctctttccTGAGTCTTtgcctcctccgtctcctcatctccttcctgagtcttcctcctcatctccttcctgAGTCTTtgcctcctctgtctcctcatctccttcctgAGTCTTtgcctcctccgtctcctcatctccttcctgAGTCGGTCCCTTTCTTTGGTGGGTGCGTTTGTTTTGCTCACCGAGGGCTGGAAGCTGAAGACTCCCATCAGGAGGGGACAGTGTTGTCCCCTGTGGACAGTGTTGTCCCCTGTGGACAGTGTCTTTACGATAACAGACGATGTGATGAGCGGAGACGTTTGAGCTgaagtgatgtttgtgttgttcgcTCCTCGTCCTCTTGTCTCTGGTCCGGCGCTGGAGGGAAGAATCCAGTCTCCACACCTGGTTCCTCTGGTGAGACTCagggatgaagatgaggatgatgatgatgaggaggatgatgatgatgatgatgaagacagAGGCTCTTCGAAGGTTTTCATCTCATTGTCTTTGGGTGAAGTTTGAAGTCGACTCTTCTTTGTGAAGAACACGTGAAGTTCTCTGTGATTAAAACTTCCTGACTGCAGGTGAGTGGATCTTTACCGAGTGGAACTAACAAAGGCAGAGCTCTCTGGTAATCCAGCCCCTCGGATTAAAACACCCGAGTCTCTGTGTTAACTCGGGTTTAATGCTTTCTGTTTAATCTGGGTGGCGGCAGCCTCTCACCTTCAGATGTCTCCTGTGAAGTTTCTCTTTAAAATATTCAGAGAGCGACGCACACGtctgtgtttaaagtttaaaaccgGAGACGCTCAGCGAGATGTCAGCAAAACTCGAGTGAAAGGATCCGCGGCTCTGAGGCTCTTCTGAGTTTAATGATTTAACGTTAGCAGAGAAATACTGTGACGGAAATATCACTTATTgacagagacgtgtgtgtgtgtgtgtgtgtgtgtgtgtgtgtgtgtgtgtgtgtgtgtgtgtggaccactGTTTCCTTGTGTCCTGTGATCACATGATTTCCTCCCTTCAGACTCGTCTCTGTCGACTTTTCGTTTCCTTGGTTCCTTTTGTCAAAGTTTCCTCGACGGTGCGTTCAAGGACACGTTCAGAGCTGAGTAAAGAATCAACCCTGTAACAGAATGTGATCACATGCTGAgatgtttacatttcatcattttatcattttaacacttagcttttatccaaagtgattTACAATAATGTTCCATGTTAATAATTAATCACTTTATGTTTTTAAGTAAACGTTTACAATCACAATATTTAACTAAATATAGGTTGAGTTCATCATAGTTTAgtataaagagaataaaatgagCCACAGATTAATAATCCATCACATTGTGTTTCCTTTGGAAATCTATGAATCGCTCCATTGTTTGGTTTCCACGGTAACAACCTGAACCGGAAGAACATGGAAGAAGATTGTAGAACGTGGAAGTAGATTGTAGAACGTGGAAGTAGATTGTAGAACGTGGAAGTAGATTGAAGAACATGGAAGTAGATTGAAGAACATGGAAGTAGATTGAAGAACATGGAAGTAGATTGTAGAACATGGAAGTAGATTGTAGAACATGGAAGTAGATTGAAGAACATGGAAGTAGATTGAAGAACATGGAAGTAGATTGTAGAACATGGAAGTAGATTGAAGAACATGGAAGTAGATTGAAGAACATGGAAGTAGATTGTAGAACGTGGAAGTAGATTGAAGAACGTGGAAGTAGATTGAAGAACATGAAGTAGATTGAAGAACGTGGAAGTAGATTGTAGAACGTGGAAGTAGATTGAAGAACATGGAAGTAGATTGTAGAACATGGAAGTAGATTGTAGAACATGGAAGTAGATTGTAGAACGTGGAAGTAGATTGTAGAACATGGAAGTAGATTGTAGAACATGGAAGTAGATTGAAGAACGTGGAAGTAGATTGAAGAACATGGACGTGTGTGGTGGAAACAATCTGAAGGACATTTTAGTTCCTTAGAAACGTTCCAGGAGCTTTTGGTGGAAACAGTTTTAACGTCTTGTTTCAAACGGATCTTTCTACGTCTCTGAATGAactcaaatattaaatatcgAGTCCCAGTCTCACTCTCAGTCTTTGTTTCCGGTTTGATTTCCTCCGTGTGGCTTGGAACTCAGTTGATGTATTTGTGATAAGcggctcctcctcctgccgTTTATCCTCGTCCTCGTCTTATTttaatcctcctcctctgaaagGACCATTAGCAGCTGCTCTTTGTCGGAGCTGAAACGAAGCTGAATGTGTCGGAGCCAGAGGAACATGAATTAAACATCCAGGAGACGGAGAATTATGAGCAGTGTCCGGTCTCATGAGGCTGAGCATCAAGAGGCTGGTTCCTCCACGACACGGAGACGCTCATCTGTCCGGCTGACGCTCAAACACATGGTCGCACCACAGATCTTATTTAAGATGTTTAACTATTCAAACTGGTCATTTAGGTTCAGACCTGAGCTGACCCacagacatgttcctcacatgttcctcacatgttcctcacatgttcctgacatgttcctcacatgttcctcacatgttcctgacatgttcatCACATGTTATTAGACAAATATAAAGATTTGTACTGATACTAAACTTTTGTGGAGTTtgtgtgaacatgttttttttacatgtgaacGTTTGTTGATCAGCAGCTCGACTCTGAAGGAAAACGATATTTAACTGAATCAGTTTCTTCAGGTTCATGAAGATTTAAACATTCAGAGACGTGAAGGAGGAAAGTTGGATCTGCTTGTTAGTTTCACAGAAACGATGGATTTCCAGTAACTCGGTGGAAGGAGGTTCTCATTAAAGCAGATCTGAATTTACATGTTCATCTCATCATGTATGAACTTCTGGAGAAAACACTTCAAATAATAAagtctctatcgccccctggtgtctggctgcagtataactcataaaccctcctcctcctccatgttagcagatgggacatggaccaaactaaagaaatcaaagtagacgttaaatatATTGTtcaagatgtttctgtcatttcaggtcgttcttatctctctgatgtttgttcaagtgtttctgatcagtttggtttgaatcagttatttgagacgtcatgattgacagctgacactgactcctgatcAGGTGGTGTGATCAggttcctgtctctctctctctctgtctctctctctctctctctgtctctctctctctccctctctctctgtctctgtctctctcctctctctctctctctctctctctctgtctctctctctctctctctctctgtctctctctctctctctctctgtctccctctctctctctctctgtctctctgtctctctgtctctctctctctctctctctctctgtctctctctctgtctctctctctctctctctctctctctcttctctctctctctctcctttccctctctctctctctctctctctctctctctttcttctctctctctctctcttctctctctgtctctctctctctctgtctctctgtctctgtctctctctctctctctctctgtctctctctctgtctctctgtctctctctctctctctctctctctgtctctctctctcctctctctgtctctctctctctctctctctctctgtctctctctgtctctctgtctctctctctctctgtctttctctctctcctctctctctctgtctctctctctctctctctctgtctctctctctgtctctctgtccctctctctctgtctctctctctgtctctctctctgtctctctctctgtctctctgtctctctctgtctctctgtctctctctctctctctctctctctctctctgtctctctctctctctttctctctgtctctctgtctctctctgtctctgtctcttctcctctctgtctctctctctctctgtctctctctctccctctctctctgtctctctctctctctctctgtctctctctctctgtctctctgtctctctctctctctctctctctctgtctctctctctgtctctctctgtctctctctctgctctctctctgtctctctgtctcctctctctctctctctctctgtctctctctctctctctgctctgtctctctctctgtctctctgtctctctgtctctctctctctctctgtctctctctgtctctctgtctctctctttctctctctctctgtctctctctctctgtctctgtctctctctctctccctctctctgtctctctctctctctctctctctctctctctctctctctctctctgtctctctgtctctctctctctctctgtctctctctctctctctctccctctctctctctctgtctctctctgtctctctctgtctctctgtctcttctctctctgtctctctgtctctctctctctctctctctgtctctctctctctctctctctctctgtctctctgtctctctctgtctctgtctctctgtctctctctctctctctctgtctctctctgtctctctgtctctctctctctctctctctctgtctctctctctctctgtctctctgtctctctctctctctctctccctctctctcctctctctctctctctctctgtctctctctctctctgtctctctctctgtctctctgtctctctctctgtctttctctctccctctctctgtctctctgtctctctctgtctctctgtctctctctctctctctctgtctctctctctctctctctctctctgtctctctctctctctgcttctcttttctctcctttcttctcctctctctttctctttccctttctcttcttcctttttcctttctctccctgtctctctctctctccctctctctctctctctctctccctctctctctctctcttctctctctctctctctctctctctctctctctctctgactgatCACGTATGgatactcctcttcctcttctccctcctcttcttctctttcaccaTCTTCTATGACACAAACAGTTGAATCGTGGTGCTTCACTGCCATCAAGTGGCAACAGTTTATAAaaacctacacagacacacacacacacacacacacacacacacacacacacacacacacacacacacacacactggaccagagaaaacaaccacaaagacacaaaacaactatAAAGATACAAAACTACTACATATACAAAAGAACTGCAAAGacacaaattatatatataatccCATTTCAAATTGAACCGCATTTTTAATGAGAATCTCAAATATATCTAAAATCgtataatgtgtgtatatatatatatacacttacatatatatgtgtgtgtgtgtgtgtgtgtgtgtgtgtgtgtgtatctgaggTTTGTCACCAGCAGTGAGGATGTTCCTCGGTTTGTTGGATCATCTGATCTCAGTGAAATGTTCCGATCTGATTCGTTTCAGACTCGTTCGGCCTGAACTTCTCGACCTGTGAGTTTAACACAGACTCTGAATCAAGAGGTTAAAAGCAACAGGAGCTTTTAATTGGACGGTTTGTTGAGTTCAGGGAACCAGAGTCCAGAAGAAAGTTGTGTGAGAAGAATCCAGATTGATTGGACTGAGTCGTCGGCCATGTtgaaactcctcctcctcagactcaGCTCCATCACTGTCAGTGAAGACATGACGGCTCcatgaagtgaagccaaatcatctccatggccccctggtggctgactgcagtactGGGAGTCCGTGCAGTCGTGGTTAATCttctgtcgtccatctttatcgaCTCTCAGAGTTTTTACTGCTTGAGTTTAAAATCAGTATTTTGATAAACGTCATCAGAACGTGAGCATCGTCACCTCAGCCTCTTTTCTCCCATCATGCCTCACTGCGTCTGCTGCTGTTGACACAGCATTAGAATATGATTTCAGGCTGCCtcattttttttgctttgtttgttttttaatttatttctccCTCCTGCGCTGCTGTAAACATAAATCACAGCGAGCGACGCCCGGAGCTCATATAAATGTCAGGACAGACGGCGCCGCTCATAAACCTCTAATTTGATCTTTATTCTTCTGGGACGAGGCCTGAATCAACGCTCACCTACTAAATCATCattttctgcttcctgtcaaCGAGGCCGAGGAGCGAGACGCATCCATCCTCTCTGTAGgccccgcctcctgctgctcgttAGGCAGCTCCACTTCTGATTGGCTGCGTCGCCTCTCGGcctcattaaatataaaaacatgagcACTACTGATAATGACAATTTATGACTCATTTGATTGGTTTAGAAAATAATTTCTAATGCGATCAGTCACATTTTCCTTCGGATGACGTGATTAGAAAGAAATTAATGATTGATTCATGATTAttatctgtttatctgtttattaaTCACATTTGATCTCACACCTCATTTGTcctcaactttatttatttattctccaGTTTAGTCGTCAatttaaacagcagcagctgtaacgtgagctgtgattggtcagtttCAGGTCCAGCCTGTGAACAGTTGATGTTAACGGAACTTTGATGGAGTTTTACTGACGTCTACTGGTTGACTGTGGAACTGCACCTGAACAGAGGCTCAGATCAGAGCATCACGTGATGATTTCAATTCATCAGGAGATTTtacatgattttttaaaaagtaacatCATTGTCTAagaatgggaaaaaaagacgACTCAGTTTTGTCACAGAATTTTTTctgctttcatttatttttctctttatattcAAACAGTTGATTCAGAGCAGAAATCTCAGAAATcttaacaaataaaactttacataatttttctttgaaaatactgttttattttcttgtacttacagaggaaacagaaagaacTGAATGTAAACTCATTatcatctttttctcttttaatgcTGAAGCTAAGATGTTGGAACATTTGAGGCCTTGAacacagacaataaataaataactccAGCAGATAATTAACTCTCAGAACTcaggaataaaataatataaaataaatgtttgttaaaatgaTGAGATTTTACTAAATATGAATTTatcctgcagtttgtttttccaccagCAGGTGAAGTTAAAGGACAACAAGACGTCTTTAAATCCGAGTTTAAAGAAAATCAGTAAAGatataaatgagtgtgtgtctgttgtgggGTGAGTTGTGCAGGTTCCTGTTCAGGTTCTTGTTCAGGTTCTTGTTCAGGTTCCTGTTCAGGTTCCTGTTCAGGTTCTGTGGTTCTTGTTCAGGTTCCTGTGCAGGTTTTCAGGTTCCTGTTCAGGTTCCGTGGGTTCTGTCGGTTCTTGGTTCTGTAGGTTCCTGTTCAGGTTCTTGTTCAGGTTCCTGTTCAGGTTCCTGTGCAGGTTCGTGTTCAGGTTCTTGTTCAGGTTCTTGTTCAGGTTCCTGTGCAGGTTCGTGTTGGGTTCTTGTTCAGGTTCCTGTTCAGGTTCTTGTTCGTTCCTGTTCTCCTTGTTCAGTTTTGTTCAGGTTCCTGTTCAGGTTCTTGTCAGGTTCGTGGTTGTTGCCTGTTCAGGTTCTGGTTCTGTCAGTCCTTGCGTTCTGTTCAGGTTCCTGTTCAGGTTCTTGTTCAGGTTCCTGTTCAGGTTCTTGTTCAGGTTCCTGTTCAGGTTCCTGTTCAGGTTCCTGTTCAGGTTCCTGTATGTTCTGTCAGTTCTTGTTCAGGTTCTGTTCAGGTTCTGAGGCGAGGTTCTTGTTCAGGTTCCTGTTCAGGTTCTTGTTCAGGTTCTGTTCAGGTTCCTGTTCAGGTTCTTGTTCAGGTTCCTGTAGGTTCTGTCAGGTCTTGTTCAGGTTCTTGTTCAGGTTCGTGTTCAGGCTGTGGACTCACTCTGCAGATGAAGCTGCAGTTATGAATGGAGGTCGGTGTTCAACAAAGTGGcacaatttaatttgtgtgtgtggagctgtgtgGCAGCGATAGACTCTGTAATGAAACCTCTCAGCTTTAGCTGCTGTCTACTTGATATTCACCCAGAGAACGGAGCAGGGCAGCCATCGTggaaacatgcaaatacactGATCTCTTTAATACAAGCTTCACCCAATTGGACGGCGACTTTGACAAGCAGAACAAATGCCCTGCGAGCATCAACATGTGCAGGTCAGGAGGAGCTGATGGCCGAGGCAGACTCCACTTCCTTTATCCTCTTTTCAACGCCGCCAGTCACATTCTGCCTGTTCGCTTACTGTTAAATTAGTCGTCTCAGATTAGAGGCGGCTTAAGGAAGAAAAGTTTTCCCTGAGAAACTTGATGTATATTGAACATATGCAAAAACAAAGTGAGGGGAGAAAGTTTCTGGGGATTTTAAACTTTCTGTGCTCGTTTCACAGCAGAAATTAGAACCAGTTtcttttctgaaataaaaagaatgttTCAACTGGAGATGAATAAATCAAGTGACAcaaactttataataaatatttatatataaatatgaaaataacgAAGAACagcgactgtaaataaagacgacgactcatcttcacttcctccagaaatgaagctaaaatatcttggattataataataatatatatatataataagacCAAAAAATACCTTTTAAGGTGGAAATGAAATTCTGCGTTTGTATGATTCATGTTCCAGGTTGaatccttttcatttcatccttgTTATAAAACCAACATCCTGGTATTTTATCTCAGTTTAAACACTCGTTTGACGCCTCATTCACACGTCACTCATTCTGCGTCCATCAGAAAGGAACTTCCTCCCTGAGAACCTGACCTGTCACATTCATCAGTTCAATCCCAACACGAAGGTGAAGACACAGACGATGACTTTCTATGTTGAGCTGCTGGTTTCTGTCGACTcttcacataaaaacacagaattgtTCATCATACAAATCTAGAATGAACCAGAATTTATTTACACAAAGTCtttgaaacatttataaaacattttgtacaaaACAGTAGAAGATGATTAGTGTCAGACAGATTTtgacttttatatttacagtggATCTGTCGTCATGTTCTGTTTCAGGTGAACTTTGTTCTTCAGTAAACTTTGGACctacagaaacaaaacagaagcacAAACAGTGTGAACTTTCCAGATGTAGCAGAAGAATCAAAGACTTGATCTGGACTTTGACCCACAGCAGAGATCTGAGCCTCTGGACGTGTTCACCTGGAGAAGGCGGATAAGGAGAGGAGCccgagcagcagctccagggcATAGAAGCAGAGCAGGACGGCGCCGAGGATGAACTCCAGCCGCAGAACGAaggtctgcagcagcaggaagtaaaCGGCGAGCGCGCCGCAGGGCAGCAGGATGAAGAGCGACGCACACGAGGCCAGAGAGCGCTCACACAGGTTCCCCTTCCAACCTGGGccgagacacagagacactctGTCACATGACACATTGACCTGAACGCATGACGTCACACTGAGGTGGAACATGTGACCACATCATGGCCGCCAACATGGCCGAAGCAGGACTCGTGTGTTCAGGTGAGTATTACtaacattttacataaacactctacactacactacactacagtGAAAAGGGCCGCGTGAGTTCAGACCATCCACAGAAAGTGAATCTGcaaatattttaatacaaaaaatattgtattcatttatttttc
The Hippoglossus stenolepis isolate QCI-W04-F060 chromosome 7, HSTE1.2, whole genome shotgun sequence genome window above contains:
- the tmem216 gene encoding transmembrane protein 216 isoform X1; the encoded protein is MAPGSQPILSSTPLQILLYLNSWYFAAFYLAEILMFIYKGVSLPYPSDNLVLDVVLLLIFLGLETLRIFYGWKGNLCERSLASCASLFILLPCGALAVYFLLLQTFVLRLEFILGAVLLCFYALELLLGLLSLSAFSRSKVY
- the tmem216 gene encoding transmembrane protein 216 isoform X2; this translates as MFIYKGVSLPYPSDNLVLDVVLLLIFLGLETLRIFYGWKGNLCERSLASCASLFILLPCGALAVYFLLLQTFVLRLEFILGAVLLCFYALELLLGLLSLSAFSRSKVY